One genomic window of Mauremys mutica isolate MM-2020 ecotype Southern chromosome 5, ASM2049712v1, whole genome shotgun sequence includes the following:
- the SH3TC1 gene encoding SH3 domain and tetratricopeptide repeat-containing protein 1 isoform X6: protein MENLLLDQSFWLCSQEENEAKQEEAGIEVYINEESLNLMYRSLLIQEGTFFVLCPDNLVRETTAADMEVKVYQENRRVTEDISGGSLGDDLTLLAKPAAETLIPFHQWFLKVYSDPLNFASKMESKCGKKIATGSSQAVISYASAVPEEISFQSGDKIEIIGYFIECLEWFVGRHMLTGQIGFVKTSHVKPDTSGTERQNLDFLDEEERTFFAKERNVMEEDVVHLLKQTSNTEVCTVYRVDRLEELEFQNPQEQEMPHPSSNTDSSRFREMVKESLMKCKGFQLQLEETSSQGNDFPSSSNQQTCALAEEPHFCMQQDEDDQGSGVFESLLLFLNSKEYEVCFKNLYDFSFPFLNTTFYGYSGEEELVDYFGLAREAAKKANLPWALTRLCFLLGRLSIRKLKFSQARVYFEEALGAIRGSFSDLYLVVALYTNLTVIYLKQKNKEKCAHIFDKVTSLLMGIPNYICSTDMESDILRYALKRTVLSQSKHAEARACFLLAKHYTKLKQCEEALPFLERLQLLNNDLDLQKSSLSADCYFKLGESYSQKCLPHIVLSCIKVASSQGSYTLMDSLRSIDLVTKNAPKLHRLRKAGQMLPSQIAPYLRQALSSAFTNEQQKLCSTIYLSLSELYSHHRLYGEAIVYMEKVLHFNTSAHAGETINHFVSLAWLYILHRQNAVALAILNTIIDSSLSSPQQLGVIYNMTAIALKRTNNTKEAAVSYYKALHISEEADMVHNHAVVLANFGTLCLHLAANCLAEHYYVKAVKLFSGLPSLNCGHNFTQVLLQLGRYYANGTHKKRGRFYYEWALLVAMETNHLESQLQAVQLLCQFYTTVVPDEAQCVIYNEYQLSLARKMSDKVLEGQILETISQLYLSLGTERAYRSALEYTKRSLGIFIDLQKKEKEAYAWLQAGKIYYILRQNELVDLYIQVAQDAALCNGDPNLGVELFEAAGDIFFNGTWEREKAVSFYRDRALPLAIKTGNKKAELRLCNKLVQLLLNLQDYEDSLEYAQVSLTLSVNLGNQLNERIAYHRLATIHHRLGQCELAEHFYLKALSLCSSPLEFDEETMYYVKVYLILGDIIFYDLKDPFDAAGYYHLALAAAMDLGNKKAQLKIYTRLAIIYHNFLMDREMSLFFYQRARTFATELNVRRINLAPDQYYKNATWVPVKNVM, encoded by the exons ATGGAGAATTTGTTGCTAGATCAGTCTTTCTGGCTCTGTTCCCAAGAAGAGAATGAAGCAAAACAAGAAGAAGCTGGAATTGAAGTCTATATAAATGAAGAGTCTCTAAATTTGATGTACAGAAGTCTCTTAATACAGGAAG gAACTTTCTTTGTCTTGTGTCCTGACAACCTCGTAAGAGAGACAACGGCTGCAGACATGGAAGTGAAAGTTTATCAAGAGAACAGAAGAGTTACTGAAGACATCTCTGGTGGATCACTGGGTGATGACCTGACCTTATTGGCTAAACCTGCTGCAGAGACTTTGATCCCTTTTCACCA aTGGTTTCTTAAAGTATACTCTGATCCTCTTAATTTTGCTAGCAAAATGGAGTCAAAATGCGGCAAGAAAATAG CTACGGGATCTTCTCAAGCAGTGATTAGTTATGCAAGTGCGGTGCCTGAAGAGATTAGCTTCCAGAGTGGAGACAAAATTGAAATAATTGGCTACTTCATAGAATGCCTGGAGTGGTTTGTTGGAAGGCATATGTTGACGGGTCAAATTGGTTTTGTAAAGACCAGCCACGTTAAACCTGACACCTCTGGAACTGA ACGACAAAATCTGGATTTTCTTGATGAGGAAGAGAGAACTTTTTTTGCAAAAGAAAGAAATGTTATGGAAGAGGATGTGGTGCATTTATTGAAGCAAACGTCAAACACAGAAGTTTGCACTGTGTATAGAGTAG aCAGATTAGAAGAATTAGAATTTCAGAACCCTCAAGAACAAG AAATGCCACATCCCTCATCTAATACAGACTCCAGTAGATTCAGGGAGATGGTAAAAGAATCCCTTATGAAATGTAAAGGTTTCCAGCTCCAGTTGGAAGAGACATCTAGTCAAGGAAACGATTTTCCTAGCTCTTCAAATCAGCAGACCTGTGCCTTGGCTGAAGAGCCACATTTCTGCATGCAACAAGATGAAGATGATCAAGGGTCTGGGGTCTTTGAGTCATTATTGTTGTTCTTAAACAGTAAAGAGTATGAGGTGTGCTTCAAAAACCTGTATGACTTCTCCTTCCCGTTTCTTAACACCACATTTTATGGCTACAGTGGTGAAGAAGAACTGGTTGACTATTTTGGACTGGCGAGGGAGGCAGCAAAGAAAGCAAATCTGCCTTGGGCCCTAACAAGGCTATGCTTTCTCTTGGGTAGACTGAGTATTAGAAAGCTTAAATTTTCCCAAGCTCGCGTTTATTTTGAAGAAGCCTTAGGAGCTATAAGAGGAAGTTTTAGTGACCTGTATCTTGTAGTTGCTCTTTATACAAATCTAACAGTCATCTACTTGAAACAGAAGAACAAAGAAAAATGTGCTCATATTTTTGACAAGGTTACTTCTCTGCTCATGGGAATTCCCAACTACATCTGTAGCACTGACATGGAGTCAGACATACTAAGGTACGCTTTAAAGAGGACAGTACTGAGTCAGAGCAAGCATGCAGAAGCCAGAGCATGCTTCCTATTGGCAAAGCATTACACAAAACTTAAACAATGTGAAGAGGCACTACCGTTCCTAGAAAGGCTGCAGCTTTTGAATAATGACTTGGATTTACAGAAGAGCTCGCTGTCAGCCGACTGCTATTTTAAACTAGGTGAGTCCTACAGTCAAAAATGCTTGCCACACATTGTGCTAAGTTGCATAAAGGTCGCCTCTTCCCAGGGATCATATACTCTAATGGACTCTTTGAGAAGCATTGATTTAGTCACCAAAAATGCTCCCAAACTCCATAGGCTGAGGAAAGCTGGGCAAATGCTCCCATCCCAAATTGCACCTTATCTCAGACAGGCACTTTCCTCAGCGTTTACCAATGAGCAGCAAAAACTGTGCAGCACAATTTATCTTAGCTTATCGGAACTGTACAGTCATCACAGACTGTATGGAGAAGCCATTGTTTATATGGAGAAAGTACTGCATTTCAATACTTCTGCCCATGCTGGAGAAACTATTAACCATTTCGTTTCACTTGCTTGGTTATATATTCTTCACAGGCAAAATGCTGTAGCTTTGGCCATCTTAAATACCATAATAGACTCTTCATTGAGTAGTCCTCAGCAGTTAGGTGTCATTTATAATATGACTGCCATTGCTTTGAAACGAACCAACAACACAAAAGAAGCTGCTGTGAGTTACTACAAAGCTCTGCACATTTCAGAAGAGGCTGATATGGTACACAACCATGCTGTAGTTCTGGCTAATTTTGGAACTCTCTGCCTGCATTTAGCAGCCAATTGTTTGGCAGAGCACTACTATGTCAAAGCAGTAAAGCTATTCTCTGGACTTCCAAGCTTGAATTGTGGTCACAATTTTACTCAAGTCCTCCTCCAACTGGGACGTTATTATGCTAATGGAACTCATAAGAAAAGAGGGCGATTTTATTATGAATGGGCATTATTGGTGGCAATGGAAACAAATCATTTGGAAA GTCAGCTCCAAGCTGTTCAGTTGCTGTGTCAATTCTACACTACAGTTGTTCCAGATGAAGCTCAGTGTGTCATTTACAATGAATATCAACTATCCTTGGCTAGGAAAATGTCAGACAAAGTTTTGGAAGGACAAATTTTGGAAACAATCAGTCAGTTGTATCTCTCTTTAGGCACTGAAAG GGCTTACAGATCAGCTCTGGAATATACCAAAAGAAGCCTTGGAATATTTATAGATCTtcagaagaaagagaaagaggcATATGCGTGGCTTCAGGCAGGAAAGATCTATTATATTTTGAGGCAGAATGAACTAGTGGATCTTTATATTCAG GTTGCTCAAGATGCTGCTCTTTGTAATGGGGATCCAAACTTAGGAGTGGAATTGTTTGAAGCTGCAGGAGACATATTTTTCAATGGTACCTGGGAGAGGGAAAAAGCAGTGTCATTCTACAGG GACAGGGCTCTTCCACTTGCCATTAAGACCGGAAACAAAAAGGCAGAACTCCGATTATGCAACAAACTAGTGCAATTACTGTTAAATCTACAGGATTATGAGGACAGTCTGGAATATGCACAAGTATCCCTCACACTTAGTGTGAATTTAG GAAATCAGCTAAATGAACGAATAGCATATCACAGACTGGCTACTATCCATCATCGCCTGGGTCAGTGTGAACTTGCTGAACACTTTTACTTAAAAGCGTTGTCCCTTTGCTCCTCGCCTCTGGAATTTGATGAGGAAACAATGTATTATGTGAAAGTGTATCTAATCCTAGGAGACATTATATTTTATGACCTAAAG GATCCTTTTGATGCAGCAGGATATTATCATTTGGCACTTGCAGCTGCCATGGACTTGGGCAACAAAAAGGCTCAGTTGAAGATTTACACAAGACTCGCAATAATCTACCACAATTTCCTTATGGATCGGGAGATGTCTCTTTTCTTCTATCAAAGGGCAAGAACTTTTGCAACAGAGCTTAACGTTCGGAGAATAAACCTGGCACCTGATCAGTATTATAAGAATGCAACATGGGtacctgtgaaaaatgtcatgtga